A genomic segment from Acidobacteriota bacterium encodes:
- a CDS encoding GNAT family N-acetyltransferase: MPSFRFCRPDDIPLLVEAVNQCYDVHFPDAERLTLSAFQAEIRELDMWASNCMVARENDRPIGVLIAGKRPQEVLIRRLGVHPAFQGRGVGSHLLTSLSQKLAVLGPDRLIIELPHRHDHLLPFLQKNRYRQEATFYTYTLTAPPTTPPPPDLVIPFTLQDALDNDVIGAPEAPNPQPWASQLPSLKALAERLKGYAIASPDRIETYLLFTDSTTGTTIHRHGPTGSPPYLPILLSHTLATCPAPITLQTFSPLPNITPNTATRLLAAAAKPL, from the coding sequence ATGCCCTCCTTCCGCTTTTGCCGTCCCGACGACATTCCCTTGCTGGTCGAGGCGGTCAATCAATGCTACGACGTCCACTTCCCGGACGCTGAACGGCTGACCCTGTCCGCCTTCCAGGCCGAGATCCGCGAACTCGACATGTGGGCCAGCAACTGCATGGTGGCCCGCGAAAACGACCGTCCCATCGGCGTCCTCATCGCCGGCAAACGCCCCCAGGAGGTCCTCATCCGCCGCCTGGGCGTCCACCCTGCCTTCCAGGGCCGCGGCGTAGGCTCCCACCTGCTCACCTCGCTGAGCCAGAAGCTGGCCGTCCTGGGCCCGGACCGCCTCATCATCGAACTCCCCCACCGCCACGACCACCTGCTCCCCTTCTTGCAAAAAAACCGCTACCGCCAGGAAGCCACCTTCTACACCTACACTCTCACCGCCCCCCCAACCACCCCGCCGCCTCCCGACCTCGTCATACCCTTCACCCTCCAAGACGCCCTGGACAACGACGTCATTGGGGCGCCCGAGGCGCCGAACCCCCAACCCTGGGCATCCCAACTCCCATCTCTGAAAGCCCTCGCCGAGCGCCTCAAGGGCTACGCCATAGCCTCTCCCGACCGCATCGAAACCTACCTCCTCTTCACCGACTCCACAACGGGCACCACCATCCACCGCCACGGCCCCACCGGATCGCCCCCCTACCTCCCCATCCTCCTCTCCCACACTCTGGCTACCTGCCCTGCTCCCATTACCCTCCAAACCTTTTCCCCACTCCCCAATATCACGCCAAACACCGCGACCCGCCTCTTGGCTGCTGCTGCAAAGCCCCTTTGA
- a CDS encoding c-type cytochrome, with the protein MNKPLKRAWQVSFGAVAAAALSAGLWIALGATTQAQDIDLGSEAQRQAGKVLYDKNCAQCHGQEGDGLGVGADYLKPRPRDFTKGKYKVRTTPTGMLPTHEDLKNIIRRGMPYSSMPPWPNLSDRQLSNLSHYLKTFYPSWDDPAAHSAPLRLPSASSSSEESVARGRELYVELGCVRCHGEQARGNGPAARDQTDDWGFHLRPADLTKPWTFRGGNTPEDVYRTFVTGLNGTPMPAYESIIPEESDRWALVHYMFSLSDSPEPNYASLARVVPLQGEISLERGREMFEEAPMARFPIVGQIMEPGRMMFPSAVDVEVRAVYNQQDIAILVEWNDIWNEEEGGNDPSVQVPRWDPEAERNRILLEPAKFEGGGQAQPADDPFADPFAAPPAESESAAAEDGAEEAPAEPAQQWSDAIAIQLPKQMPTGARKPYFIFGDAQNPVELWYAEMSTKTPQLWLGRGSVSLTPDDTGEPFEFTATFEHGRWSAIFKRTRTSRRSISFEQDTFIPVAFSTWDGYNTERGNRRGLSQWFYFYMVPTDQPSPLYPMAQNALAVLALLVIVVFTVRRKFSQQTSQASSQQQEATT; encoded by the coding sequence ATGAATAAACCGCTCAAGCGCGCATGGCAGGTGAGTTTTGGGGCGGTGGCCGCGGCGGCGCTGAGCGCCGGACTGTGGATCGCTTTGGGCGCCACCACCCAGGCCCAGGACATCGATTTGGGCAGCGAAGCCCAGCGGCAGGCCGGAAAGGTGCTCTACGACAAGAATTGCGCCCAATGCCACGGCCAGGAGGGCGATGGCCTGGGAGTGGGAGCCGACTACCTCAAGCCCCGTCCCCGCGACTTCACCAAGGGCAAGTACAAGGTGCGCACCACGCCCACTGGGATGCTGCCCACCCATGAGGACCTCAAGAACATCATCCGGCGGGGGATGCCTTATTCCTCCATGCCGCCCTGGCCCAACCTGAGCGATCGGCAGTTGAGCAACTTGTCCCACTACCTCAAGACCTTCTATCCCTCCTGGGACGATCCAGCCGCTCACTCGGCGCCCCTGCGGCTGCCCTCGGCGTCTTCCTCCAGCGAGGAGTCGGTGGCCCGCGGACGCGAACTCTACGTCGAGCTGGGATGCGTCCGCTGCCACGGCGAGCAAGCCCGCGGCAACGGTCCGGCGGCCCGCGACCAGACCGACGACTGGGGATTCCACCTGCGTCCGGCCGACTTGACCAAGCCCTGGACCTTCCGCGGCGGCAACACCCCGGAGGACGTCTACCGCACCTTCGTGACCGGACTCAACGGCACGCCCATGCCCGCCTACGAATCGATCATCCCCGAAGAGTCCGACCGCTGGGCCCTGGTCCATTACATGTTCTCGCTGTCCGACTCCCCCGAGCCCAACTACGCCAGCCTGGCGCGGGTGGTGCCGCTGCAGGGCGAGATCAGCCTGGAGCGGGGACGCGAGATGTTCGAGGAGGCGCCCATGGCCCGCTTCCCCATCGTGGGCCAGATCATGGAGCCGGGACGCATGATGTTTCCCAGCGCCGTGGACGTTGAAGTGCGGGCCGTCTACAACCAGCAGGACATCGCCATCCTGGTGGAATGGAACGACATCTGGAACGAAGAAGAAGGCGGCAACGATCCCTCGGTCCAAGTCCCCCGCTGGGACCCCGAGGCCGAGCGCAACCGCATCCTGCTGGAGCCGGCCAAGTTCGAGGGTGGCGGACAGGCCCAGCCCGCCGACGATCCCTTCGCCGATCCCTTCGCGGCCCCGCCGGCGGAGTCGGAAAGCGCAGCCGCGGAGGATGGGGCCGAAGAGGCTCCGGCCGAGCCCGCTCAGCAGTGGTCCGACGCCATCGCCATCCAGCTCCCCAAGCAGATGCCGACGGGCGCCCGCAAGCCCTACTTCATCTTCGGAGACGCCCAGAATCCGGTGGAACTCTGGTACGCAGAGATGTCCACCAAGACTCCCCAGCTCTGGCTGGGGCGGGGCAGCGTCTCGCTGACTCCCGACGATACGGGAGAACCCTTCGAATTCACTGCAACCTTTGAGCACGGCCGCTGGTCGGCCATCTTCAAGCGCACCCGCACTTCGCGGCGCAGCATTTCATTCGAGCAGGACACCTTCATCCCGGTGGCCTTTTCCACCTGGGACGGATACAACACCGAACGGGGCAACCGGCGCGGCCTCAGCCAGTGGTTCTACTTCTACATGGTACCCACCGATCAGCCTTCGCCCCTCTATCCGATGGCGCAGAACGCGCTGGCCGTCCTGGCTCTGCTGGTGATCGTGGTCTTCACGGTGCGGCGCAAGTTTTCACAGCAAACCAGCCAGGCATCCTCTCAACAACAGGAGGCAACCACATGA
- a CDS encoding SDR family oxidoreductase, with protein sequence MGQWDLKERIALVTGGTKGIGRAVAQEFLKLGARVFVAARHASDETLDLEEAAKSGSGALSAAGEKPVLIRADLSQPEERKRVLSQLRQACGRLDILVNNVGMNVRKRATDYSLEEYRRVTEINAVSAFDLSRLAYPLLKAAPGASVVTVTSVAGLTHLSTGAPYAMSKAANNQLTRNLAVEWAADGIRVNAVAPWYIETPLAKQVLTDDDYLEAVLERTPLGRVGQPEEVAAAVAFLCMPASSYITGQCLAVDGGFTIYGFTAP encoded by the coding sequence ATGGGACAGTGGGATCTTAAGGAACGGATTGCGCTGGTCACCGGCGGGACCAAGGGCATCGGCCGCGCCGTAGCCCAGGAGTTCCTCAAGTTGGGAGCCAGAGTCTTCGTAGCGGCGCGGCATGCATCCGATGAGACGCTTGATCTCGAGGAAGCCGCCAAATCGGGTTCGGGAGCCCTTTCGGCGGCGGGCGAGAAACCCGTCTTGATCCGGGCCGACCTGTCCCAGCCGGAGGAGCGTAAACGGGTTCTCAGTCAGCTCCGCCAAGCGTGCGGACGTCTCGATATCCTGGTCAACAATGTGGGCATGAACGTCCGCAAGCGGGCGACCGACTATTCGCTTGAGGAATACAGGCGGGTCACCGAGATCAACGCCGTCTCGGCCTTTGACTTGAGCCGCCTCGCTTACCCCCTGCTCAAAGCCGCCCCAGGAGCCTCGGTGGTCACCGTCACCTCGGTCGCCGGACTCACCCATCTCAGCACCGGGGCGCCCTATGCCATGAGCAAGGCGGCCAATAACCAACTCACCCGCAACCTGGCGGTTGAGTGGGCCGCGGACGGCATCCGCGTCAACGCGGTGGCTCCCTGGTACATCGAGACGCCGCTGGCCAAGCAGGTCCTGACGGATGACGACTACCTCGAGGCGGTGCTCGAGCGCACTCCCTTGGGACGGGTGGGCCAGCCTGAAGAGGTGGCGGCGGCCGTGGCTTTCCTGTGCATGCCCGCCTCCTCCTACATCACGGGCCAGTGTCTGGCCGTGGACGGGGGCTTCACCATCTACGGCTTCACGGCCCCCTGA
- a CDS encoding antibiotic biosynthesis monooxygenase, which translates to MISRVWRGWTSHEKADAYEKLLNEEIIPAIAAKKMPGYRSIRVYRRVLNEREVEFMTIMRFDSLQSIKAFVGEDYEVAHVPEKARQVLSRFDSRSQHFQERSEYRY; encoded by the coding sequence ATGATATCGAGAGTCTGGAGGGGATGGACGTCGCATGAGAAGGCCGACGCCTACGAGAAGCTGCTCAATGAAGAGATCATCCCCGCCATCGCCGCCAAGAAGATGCCGGGATACCGTTCCATCAGGGTCTACCGGCGAGTCCTCAACGAACGGGAAGTCGAGTTCATGACCATCATGCGCTTCGACTCGCTGCAATCGATCAAGGCCTTCGTGGGCGAAGACTACGAAGTCGCCCACGTGCCCGAGAAAGCCCGCCAAGTCCTCTCCCGCTTCGACTCGCGCTCCCAACACTTCCAAGAGCGCAGCGAATACCGCTACTGA
- a CDS encoding ABC transporter permease encodes MRVRLLHNRLARRLARSRRSQNAWAQRLELSRGHLSDLVKGKHPYPSAATRKKLLDGLDLAFDDLFEIEESGASKSALEKTREAGPRAGAGTPGPLLVQAVLAALLVAICTGSWYVVDQLFLAPLPYPDAQRLLVVRQKEGERIGPSPSWPNFIDIRQRTRLLESMAAYVSADGLPLRDASGSFAVAGAIVTEDFFDTLGISTHLGRLGEHKPGGGSGNRAPMPIAIGFNLWRERYESDPSVLGSEIEMHGIQSVVSAVLPEGFNFPGESQIWAPHSFLPAGVGSRTAHNLTEVIARLKKDVSRSEAALELDAIASRLAALHSDLEQNFGLAAVPLRTHLNSSLQERVLLTAAVALLLWILALQTVIHFGAFCGAGNLGWVSCLAAALVGWPAGLGLGLLLKSALNVSWLDHSLAQHSGISLAGLAAVSSVVALSFGLIPAIYRRRSAHRGPSRFFILAGALTPFLVLLGTAIHFGYQWHTVSNVDLGFEPAGLIEVRLNLPGQTDADWPPLREQVFALHDRLLERIESLQGVKRAALAFSPPLSDALKVDSLMLRADDPQGSRPLGNFDFRVVSREYFSLMGMPLLAGRGFRRGDDDGSQLVAVANESLAALVWGSEEEAIGKQVLVPGQSFETGDNPRPLRIIGVVPDVRQRGLSRTPRPALYTPYTQHPVRAPYMRLLVRASDSPQETAALVWQVVYEVSPEIPSSQPRILQDLIEARTRPLRFKAVLSIFSAGLGALLCAAAIFLAHRSA; translated from the coding sequence GTGCGCGTTCGTCTCCTCCATAACCGACTTGCCCGCCGCCTGGCCCGAAGCCGCAGGAGCCAAAACGCCTGGGCCCAACGCCTCGAACTCTCCCGCGGCCACCTTTCCGATCTGGTCAAGGGAAAGCATCCCTACCCTTCAGCCGCTACCCGCAAGAAGCTTCTGGACGGCCTCGATCTGGCCTTTGACGACCTCTTCGAAATCGAGGAGAGCGGGGCCTCTAAGAGCGCCCTGGAGAAGACACGGGAAGCTGGCCCCCGCGCAGGTGCGGGGACGCCGGGTCCGCTGCTGGTCCAGGCGGTCCTCGCGGCCCTGCTGGTGGCCATCTGCACCGGCTCCTGGTATGTCGTGGACCAGCTCTTCCTGGCGCCGCTGCCCTATCCTGATGCACAGCGGCTCCTCGTCGTCCGCCAGAAAGAGGGAGAGCGGATCGGCCCCAGCCCTTCCTGGCCCAACTTCATCGACATTCGCCAGCGGACTCGCCTGCTGGAGTCCATGGCGGCTTACGTCAGCGCCGACGGACTTCCCTTGCGCGACGCCTCGGGCAGCTTCGCCGTTGCGGGTGCCATCGTCACCGAAGACTTCTTCGATACTTTGGGCATCTCGACCCACCTGGGCCGTCTTGGGGAGCACAAGCCTGGCGGCGGTTCGGGCAATCGGGCCCCTATGCCGATCGCCATCGGATTCAATCTCTGGCGCGAGCGCTATGAGTCAGACCCCTCGGTTCTGGGTTCGGAAATCGAGATGCACGGCATCCAGAGCGTCGTGTCGGCGGTCCTTCCCGAGGGCTTCAACTTCCCGGGAGAGAGCCAGATTTGGGCCCCCCACTCCTTCCTCCCCGCCGGAGTCGGCTCGCGCACGGCTCATAACCTGACCGAGGTCATCGCGCGCCTCAAAAAGGATGTCAGCCGATCTGAAGCCGCCCTGGAACTGGACGCCATCGCCTCGCGACTGGCTGCTCTCCACAGCGATCTGGAGCAGAACTTCGGCCTGGCGGCGGTGCCCCTGCGGACCCACCTCAACAGCAGTCTTCAGGAACGAGTCCTGCTCACGGCGGCCGTCGCCTTGCTGCTTTGGATTCTGGCCTTGCAAACCGTCATTCACTTCGGCGCTTTCTGCGGCGCCGGGAACCTCGGATGGGTGAGCTGCCTGGCGGCCGCGCTGGTGGGGTGGCCCGCAGGCCTGGGGTTAGGTCTCCTCCTGAAATCGGCCCTCAACGTCTCCTGGCTGGACCACTCCTTGGCGCAGCATTCAGGGATCTCGCTGGCCGGCTTGGCGGCGGTCAGCTCCGTGGTGGCTTTAAGCTTCGGGCTCATCCCCGCCATCTATCGGCGCCGATCGGCTCACCGGGGACCCTCCCGCTTCTTCATCCTGGCAGGGGCCTTGACCCCCTTTCTCGTCTTGCTGGGGACGGCCATCCATTTCGGGTACCAATGGCACACCGTGTCCAACGTCGATCTCGGCTTCGAACCCGCGGGGCTGATCGAGGTGCGGCTCAACCTGCCCGGCCAAACCGACGCCGATTGGCCCCCGCTGCGCGAGCAGGTCTTTGCCCTTCACGACCGCCTGCTGGAGAGAATCGAAAGCCTGCAAGGGGTCAAGAGAGCCGCGCTTGCCTTCTCGCCGCCGCTCTCGGACGCACTCAAGGTCGATTCGCTGATGCTCAGGGCCGACGATCCCCAAGGAAGCCGGCCCCTGGGCAACTTCGACTTCAGGGTAGTCAGTCGCGAATACTTCTCGCTCATGGGCATGCCCCTGCTGGCTGGACGGGGATTCCGCCGCGGCGACGACGACGGCAGCCAACTGGTGGCAGTAGCCAACGAGAGTCTCGCCGCCCTGGTTTGGGGCAGCGAAGAAGAGGCGATTGGAAAACAAGTGCTGGTTCCCGGCCAATCTTTCGAAACGGGCGACAACCCGCGCCCCTTGCGCATCATCGGCGTGGTCCCCGACGTGCGGCAAAGGGGACTCAGCCGGACTCCCCGCCCGGCGCTCTACACGCCTTATACCCAGCATCCGGTGCGTGCGCCCTATATGCGGCTTCTGGTCAGGGCCTCCGATTCGCCTCAAGAAACGGCTGCGCTGGTCTGGCAAGTGGTGTATGAAGTCAGCCCCGAGATCCCCTCCTCCCAGCCGAGGATCCTGCAGGACCTCATCGAAGCCCGCACTCGCCCGCTCCGTTTCAAAGCCGTGCTCTCGATCTTCTCCGCCGGGCTGGGGGCGCTTCTCTGCGCCGCCGCCATCTTTCTGGCTCACAGGAGCGCCTAG
- a CDS encoding universal stress protein, producing MSTAPDVLNQTGQSFLEQLYRSIYVPVDNSAHSNRAVDLSIELGRTFGASLTGCHVYAARMHDYRFKQMEYTLPEEYLQEQELERQRKIHDSLITMGLELISDCYLEDMAKKCESVDVEFERKMMDGKHSEELLKDIKASGYDLTILGAVGIGKVKDTQIGSVCERVVRYSSNCDTWVVKHVPGKDEEERDTILVGIDGSPQSFGALKTAIALAKRLGKRIELIGVYDPYLHYAVFKGIVNVLTEKASKVFRFEEQNQLHEEIIDTGLAQIYQSHLQVAQYMARQEGVEASTTLLDGKCFQKVLDHSRKIKPWLIVVGRVGVHSAADEPHLGSNAENLLRLAPCDILFTTRLEHPELDVKADESITWTPEAEERMTRVPEMVRNIARTAILRLAVEKGHSVVSNNLVTEAMERFMPKQTSATTTNLAEKLALEHARQNQLAMCRKCGVTAKTPDPVRCSVCGGTDFEVITPEVIQRIAEMEGGVEEETAYDGRKVKWTQDARRTLYAIPDKYQMRRSKARIEKKARLARRDTITLEFAASVIDEETGSSILPRAQETVAQAKAETQDAPATTAEGEAASGCPMSALHSGKAAKPASSGKQVIAKDEKGNPLLSSYEWSAEAAQRILRVPSGFMRDKTQERVEVLAAQRRADFITIELVEAGLEIGRQMMAEMLGQYQGAEQPSEEVKQEAESPQGEAKDVLNGQADSGRGVPNETGWMSDMVKKRKKILE from the coding sequence ATGAGTACGGCACCCGATGTGCTGAACCAAACAGGACAGAGTTTCTTAGAGCAGCTTTATCGAAGCATCTACGTGCCCGTCGACAACTCGGCCCATTCCAACCGGGCCGTCGATCTCTCCATCGAACTGGGCCGGACCTTCGGCGCCTCCTTGACGGGATGCCACGTCTACGCCGCCCGCATGCACGACTACCGCTTCAAGCAGATGGAGTACACGCTGCCCGAAGAATACCTGCAGGAACAGGAACTCGAGCGGCAGCGCAAGATCCATGACAGCCTCATCACCATGGGGCTGGAACTGATCTCCGACTGCTACCTGGAGGATATGGCCAAGAAGTGCGAGTCGGTGGACGTCGAGTTCGAGCGCAAGATGATGGACGGCAAACATTCCGAGGAACTGCTTAAGGACATCAAAGCCTCGGGATACGACCTCACCATCCTGGGCGCCGTGGGCATCGGCAAGGTCAAGGACACCCAGATCGGCTCGGTTTGCGAACGGGTGGTGCGCTATTCGTCCAACTGCGATACCTGGGTGGTCAAGCACGTCCCCGGCAAGGACGAAGAAGAGCGCGACACCATCCTGGTGGGTATCGACGGGTCGCCCCAGAGCTTCGGCGCGCTGAAGACCGCCATCGCCCTGGCCAAGCGCCTGGGCAAGCGCATCGAGCTGATCGGCGTCTACGATCCCTACCTGCACTACGCCGTCTTCAAGGGCATCGTCAACGTCCTCACCGAGAAGGCCTCCAAGGTCTTCCGTTTCGAAGAGCAGAACCAGTTGCACGAAGAGATCATCGACACCGGACTGGCCCAGATCTACCAGTCCCACTTGCAGGTGGCCCAATACATGGCCCGCCAGGAGGGCGTCGAGGCCTCGACCACGCTTCTGGACGGCAAGTGCTTCCAGAAGGTGCTCGACCACTCCAGAAAGATCAAGCCCTGGCTCATCGTGGTGGGACGGGTGGGCGTCCACAGCGCGGCCGACGAGCCCCATCTGGGCAGCAACGCCGAGAACCTGCTGCGCCTGGCGCCCTGCGACATCCTCTTCACCACCCGGCTGGAGCATCCCGAGCTGGACGTCAAAGCAGACGAGTCCATCACCTGGACTCCCGAGGCCGAGGAGCGCATGACCCGCGTCCCCGAGATGGTCCGCAACATCGCCCGCACCGCCATCCTGCGCCTGGCCGTGGAGAAGGGACACTCGGTGGTCAGCAACAACCTGGTAACCGAGGCCATGGAGCGCTTCATGCCCAAGCAGACCTCGGCCACGACCACCAACCTGGCCGAGAAGCTGGCGCTGGAACACGCCCGCCAGAACCAACTGGCCATGTGCCGCAAGTGCGGCGTCACCGCCAAGACACCTGACCCCGTCAGGTGCTCGGTGTGCGGAGGCACCGACTTCGAGGTCATCACTCCCGAAGTCATCCAGCGCATCGCCGAAATGGAAGGCGGGGTGGAGGAAGAGACGGCCTACGACGGACGCAAGGTCAAGTGGACCCAGGACGCCCGCCGCACCCTTTACGCCATCCCCGACAAGTACCAGATGCGCCGTTCCAAGGCCCGCATCGAGAAAAAGGCCCGCCTGGCCCGGCGCGACACCATCACGCTGGAATTCGCCGCCTCGGTCATCGACGAGGAGACCGGCTCCAGCATCCTGCCCAGGGCTCAGGAGACGGTGGCCCAGGCCAAAGCGGAGACTCAGGACGCGCCTGCCACGACGGCCGAAGGCGAAGCCGCTTCGGGCTGTCCCATGTCGGCGCTGCACTCCGGCAAGGCGGCCAAGCCGGCCTCTTCCGGCAAGCAGGTGATCGCCAAGGACGAGAAGGGCAATCCGCTGCTGTCGTCCTACGAGTGGAGCGCCGAGGCGGCCCAGCGCATCCTGCGCGTCCCCTCGGGATTCATGCGCGACAAGACCCAGGAGCGGGTGGAAGTCCTGGCGGCCCAGCGCAGGGCCGATTTCATCACCATCGAACTGGTGGAAGCCGGCCTGGAGATCGGACGCCAGATGATGGCCGAGATGCTGGGCCAATACCAGGGCGCCGAGCAACCCTCCGAAGAGGTCAAGCAGGAAGCCGAGAGCCCTCAAGGCGAGGCTAAGGACGTCCTCAACGGCCAAGCCGACAGCGGCCGCGGCGTCCCCAACGAAACGGGCTGGATGTCCGACATGGTCAAAAAGCGCAAGAAGATCCTGGAGTAG